In Candidatus Epulonipiscium viviparus, one DNA window encodes the following:
- a CDS encoding spore germination protein GerW family protein — protein MTENNIGSLLKDLEHFITTKTVVGEPIHIESTILVPLVDVSFGLGIGGNSSSKLKEKNKEKERYVDGPMGANAGGVGAKISPSAVLVIQNGTTQLISLKNQDGLSKLLDMAPGIVANIPDVLNKLKVNKKTEQTVEHNVDEDEELIF, from the coding sequence ATGACAGAAAATAATATTGGAAGTTTGTTAAAAGATTTGGAACATTTTATTACGACTAAAACTGTGGTAGGAGAGCCAATCCATATAGAGAGTACAATTTTAGTACCGTTAGTAGATGTAAGTTTTGGGCTTGGTATTGGAGGAAATAGCTCATCAAAACTGAAGGAAAAAAATAAGGAAAAAGAAAGATATGTTGATGGACCGATGGGAGCAAATGCAGGAGGTGTGGGCGCAAAAATTTCTCCAAGTGCTGTGCTTGTAATTCAAAATGGAACGACACAGTTGATTAGTCTGAAAAACCAAGATGGGCTTAGTAAGTTATTGGATATGGCGCCTGGAATTGTAGCAAATATTCCGGATGTACTCAATAAATTAAAAGTGAATAAGAAAACAGAACAAACGGTAGAACATAACGTGGATGAAGATGAGGAACTTATATTTTAA
- a CDS encoding NADH peroxidase, which translates to MEKFICTVCGYIHEGTEPPKQCPICKAPASKFKKQETTNGLVFADEHVVGVAQGVDQRIVDGLRANFEGECSEVGMYLAMARVAYREGYPEIGVYWEKAAFEEAEHAAKFAELLGEVVTDSTKKNLEMRVAAEHGATAGKKELATLAKQLNLDAIHDTVHEMAKDEARHGKAFQGLLQRFFS; encoded by the coding sequence ATGGAAAAATTTATTTGTACTGTATGTGGCTATATTCACGAAGGAACTGAACCACCTAAGCAATGCCCTATTTGTAAAGCACCTGCTAGTAAGTTTAAAAAACAAGAAACAACTAATGGCCTTGTTTTTGCAGATGAACATGTTGTTGGTGTAGCTCAGGGGGTTGACCAACGAATCGTCGACGGTCTTCGTGCCAACTTCGAAGGTGAGTGTAGTGAAGTTGGAATGTATCTTGCCATGGCCAGAGTTGCTTATCGCGAAGGTTATCCAGAAATCGGAGTCTACTGGGAAAAAGCAGCTTTCGAAGAGGCCGAGCATGCCGCAAAGTTTGCCGAACTACTTGGCGAAGTTGTAACCGACTCTACCAAGAAAAATCTCGAAATGCGTGTTGCTGCCGAACATGGCGCCACTGCAGGTAAAAAAGAATTAGCAACTCTTGCGAAACAGCTTAATCTTGATGCGATTCATGATACTGTTCACGAAATGGCAAAAGATGAAGCTAGACACGGTAAAGCTTTCCAAGGTCTTCTACAAAGATTTTTTAGTTAG